One Novosphingobium sp. G106 DNA segment encodes these proteins:
- a CDS encoding sulfite exporter TauE/SafE family protein has translation MQFSFLDFEALLPFIGVGFAAQLVDGALGMAFGVISNTLLVGVLGVPPALASQRVHLVECFTTATSGISHLLHGNIDKRLFFSLLLPGMAGGILGAYILTSLDASLVKPFVLLYLAGIGLYLLWRGFFYPPQIKEAKLIAPLGLVGGFLDAAGGGGWGPVVTSNLLIQGADPRKVVGTVNSVEFFLTITVSAVFIWNLGIADLAGATLGLLIGGLLAAPLGAWAAKHFPAKQMLILVGIVLTLTSAYGVYRAWA, from the coding sequence ATGCAATTTAGTTTTTTGGACTTCGAAGCGCTGCTGCCCTTCATCGGCGTCGGCTTTGCCGCGCAGCTCGTAGATGGAGCACTGGGCATGGCTTTCGGGGTGATCTCGAACACGCTGCTGGTCGGCGTGCTGGGCGTGCCGCCGGCGCTGGCATCGCAGCGCGTGCACCTCGTAGAATGCTTCACCACGGCGACTTCGGGGATCAGCCACCTGCTTCATGGCAATATCGACAAGCGGCTGTTCTTCAGCTTGCTGCTGCCGGGCATGGCAGGCGGTATTCTCGGTGCCTACATCCTGACTTCCCTCGACGCGTCGCTGGTGAAGCCGTTTGTGCTGCTCTATCTGGCCGGCATCGGCCTCTATCTGCTGTGGCGCGGTTTCTTCTATCCGCCGCAGATCAAGGAAGCGAAGCTAATCGCGCCGCTCGGTCTCGTCGGCGGCTTCCTCGATGCCGCGGGCGGCGGCGGCTGGGGGCCGGTTGTGACTTCGAACCTGCTGATCCAGGGCGCCGATCCGCGCAAGGTCGTCGGCACGGTCAATTCGGTCGAATTCTTCCTGACGATCACCGTCTCGGCGGTGTTCATCTGGAACCTCGGCATTGCCGACCTGGCGGGCGCGACGCTCGGTCTGTTGATCGGCGGCCTGCTGGCCGCGCCGCTCGGTGCCTGGGCGGCGAAGCATTTCCCGGCCAAGCAGATGCTCATCCTCGTCGGTATCGTCCTGACACTGACCAGCGCCTATGGCGTCTATCGCGCCTGGGCCTGA
- a CDS encoding phosphatidylserine/phosphatidylglycerophosphate/cardiolipin synthase family protein, translating to MIGRFKASLAKTCAVALFLGDAGHASADVRIPGFELVRTAPVETTLDTPDVRDAVVVWCQMIDQARDTIDFEQYYVAGKTGEPLDNVLASLEAAGRRGVKIRFLMEEKGLGASDEATLARLKAIPNLTFRLLDFGKVAGGGIIHAKFFVVDGREAYVGSHNFDWRALEHIDETGLRIDDKRIVGQMRAIFAQDWLAQERLAQGLPVPELRAADDSGDEGRPAFLLASPGRFDPAGVGDSEAALPRLIAKARRSIDVEVMLYAALARDGGPYRVIDDALRAAAARGVKVHLLITDWSLSPARLPSLRSLAAVPNVEIRVIRIPEASTGPIPYARVVHTKVMTIDGATAWIGTSNWEGGYLDHSRNLEVVLRNRKMAGRIEALHRQAWTSAYAKGLEAAIAERPVPAH from the coding sequence ATGATCGGCAGGTTCAAAGCTTCGTTGGCGAAGACCTGCGCGGTCGCACTTTTCCTCGGCGACGCGGGTCATGCGAGCGCCGACGTCCGCATCCCGGGGTTCGAGTTGGTGCGCACAGCGCCCGTCGAAACCACGCTCGACACGCCCGATGTGCGCGATGCGGTGGTCGTCTGGTGCCAGATGATCGACCAGGCGCGCGACACCATCGACTTCGAGCAGTACTATGTCGCGGGCAAGACCGGCGAACCGCTCGACAACGTGCTCGCCTCGCTCGAGGCGGCGGGCCGGCGCGGCGTGAAGATCCGCTTCCTGATGGAGGAGAAGGGGCTCGGCGCTTCGGATGAGGCCACGCTCGCGCGGCTGAAGGCGATTCCCAACCTGACCTTCCGTCTGCTCGATTTCGGCAAGGTCGCGGGCGGGGGGATCATCCATGCGAAATTCTTCGTGGTCGACGGGCGCGAGGCCTATGTCGGCAGTCACAACTTCGACTGGCGCGCGCTCGAACATATCGACGAGACGGGCCTGCGCATCGACGACAAGCGGATCGTCGGGCAGATGCGAGCGATCTTCGCGCAGGACTGGCTCGCGCAGGAGCGGCTGGCGCAGGGACTGCCCGTGCCCGAATTGCGCGCGGCCGACGATAGCGGAGACGAAGGGCGGCCGGCTTTTCTCCTCGCCAGTCCGGGCCGCTTCGATCCGGCCGGCGTCGGCGATTCCGAAGCCGCCCTTCCGCGTCTGATCGCGAAGGCCCGGCGTTCGATCGATGTCGAGGTCATGCTCTATGCGGCCCTCGCGCGCGACGGCGGGCCCTACCGCGTGATCGACGATGCCTTGCGCGCGGCCGCGGCCCGCGGCGTCAAGGTGCACCTGCTGATCACCGACTGGAGCCTGTCGCCCGCGCGCCTGCCCTCGTTGCGCAGCCTGGCTGCGGTACCCAATGTCGAGATTCGCGTGATCCGCATACCCGAGGCCTCGACCGGACCCATTCCCTATGCCCGCGTGGTCCACACTAAGGTCATGACGATCGACGGCGCGACGGCCTGGATCGGGACCAGCAACTGGGAAGGTGGCTATCTCGACCATTCGCGCAATCTCGAGGTCGTGCTGCGCAATCGGAAAATGGCGGGGCGGATCGAGGCGCTGCACCGTCAGGCCTGGACCTCGGCCTATGCCAAGGGGCTGGAAGCGGCGATCGCCGAGCGGCCGGTGCCAGCCCACTGA
- a CDS encoding tRNA (guanosine(46)-N(7))-methyltransferase TrmB, giving the protein MTANKPGDPTTLNRLYGRAKGKPLRKGQQGLVDTLLPRIAVPLEGEVTAERLFGHACPLHFEIGFGGGEHMAYRADLLPDHGFIGAEPFLNGVAQALTHVDGDNGAGTPLGNVRIHHGDALEVLARIPDGALSFVYLLHPDPWPKARHAKRRMMNDGPLNLIAAKLKPGGEFRFGTDHPVYLRHALMVMRRHRDAFDWLCDKPADFQRRPGGWPETRYEAKARTLGHEVWYFRFKRK; this is encoded by the coding sequence ATGACTGCCAACAAGCCCGGCGACCCGACCACGCTCAACCGGCTCTATGGCCGCGCGAAGGGCAAGCCCTTGCGCAAGGGCCAGCAGGGGCTGGTCGATACCTTGCTGCCGCGCATCGCGGTGCCGCTCGAAGGCGAGGTCACGGCCGAGCGGCTGTTCGGCCATGCCTGCCCGCTGCATTTCGAAATCGGCTTCGGCGGCGGCGAGCATATGGCCTACCGTGCCGACCTGCTGCCCGACCACGGCTTCATCGGCGCCGAGCCTTTCCTCAACGGCGTCGCCCAGGCGCTGACCCATGTCGATGGCGACAACGGCGCCGGTACGCCGCTCGGCAATGTCCGCATTCACCACGGCGATGCGCTGGAAGTGCTGGCGCGGATACCGGACGGCGCGCTGTCCTTCGTCTATCTGCTCCATCCCGATCCCTGGCCCAAGGCGCGCCACGCCAAGCGGCGTATGATGAACGACGGGCCGCTGAACCTGATCGCCGCCAAGCTCAAGCCCGGCGGCGAGTTCCGCTTCGGCACCGATCACCCGGTCTACCTGCGCCACGCGCTGATGGTCATGCGCCGCCATCGTGACGCGTTCGACTGGCTCTGCGACAAGCCGGCCGACTTCCAGCGCCGCCCCGGCGGTTGGCCCGAAACCCGCTACGAAGCCAAGGCGCGCACGCTGGGCCACGAGGTCTGGTACTTTCGGTTCAAGCGGAAATAG
- the ctrA gene encoding response regulator transcription factor CtrA, which translates to MRVLLIEDEPTTARAIELMLTAEGFNVYSTDLGEEGLDLGKLYDYDIILLDLNLPDMHGYDVLKKLRVAKVQTPVLILSGISEMDSKVRSFGFGADDYVTKPFHREELVARIHAVVRRSKGHSQSVIRTGKLIVNLDAKTVEVDGARVHLTGKEYAMLELLSLRKGTTLTKEMFLNHLYGGMDEPELKIIDVFICKLRKKLAHACGGANYIETVWGRGYVLRDPDERAEAA; encoded by the coding sequence ATGCGCGTGCTGCTGATCGAGGACGAGCCCACTACGGCTAGGGCCATCGAGCTGATGCTTACGGCCGAGGGATTTAACGTCTATTCGACCGACCTGGGCGAGGAAGGCCTCGATCTGGGCAAGCTCTATGATTACGATATCATTCTGCTCGACCTGAACCTGCCGGACATGCACGGCTACGACGTGCTGAAGAAGCTCCGCGTCGCCAAGGTGCAGACGCCGGTGCTTATCCTGTCGGGCATTTCGGAAATGGATTCGAAGGTCCGCAGCTTCGGCTTCGGCGCTGACGACTACGTCACCAAGCCGTTCCACCGCGAAGAGCTGGTCGCCCGCATCCATGCGGTCGTCCGTCGCTCGAAGGGCCATTCGCAGTCGGTCATCCGCACCGGCAAGCTGATCGTCAACCTCGACGCCAAGACCGTCGAAGTCGATGGCGCCCGCGTTCACTTGACGGGCAAGGAATATGCCATGCTGGAGCTGCTCTCGCTCCGCAAGGGCACGACGCTCACCAAGGAAATGTTCCTCAACCACCTCTACGGCGGCATGGACGAGCCCGAGCTCAAGATCATCGATGTGTTCATCTGCAAGCTGCGCAAGAAGCTTGCCCATGCCTGCGGCGGCGCCAACTACATCGAAACCGTCTGGGGCCGCGGCTATGTCCTGCGCGATCCCGACGAGCGCGCCGAAGCGGCCTGA
- a CDS encoding acetyl-CoA C-acyltransferase has product MRDAVIVAAARTPIGRAYKGAFNATAAPTLGALSIMAAVERAGIDGGEIEDVVWGSALQQGGQALNIGRLAALRAGLPVTVAGMSLDRQCGSGLIALATASKQVVMDRMDVVVAGGQDSISTVQTKDFRVEFDRDLIRMREAAYMPMLQTAEVVAQRYNISREAMDEYALQSQQRTAAAQAAGRFDAEIVPATATMSVTDKATGETSKKEVTLTKDEGNRPETTLATLAGLPTVIPGGTVTAGNASQLSDGSAALVVMEGALAAKKGLAPLGRFVGLAVAGTEPDEMGVGPVYAVPKLLSRFGVNMQDIGLWELNEAFADQVVYCRDKLGIPNDLLNVDGGSIAIGHPYGMTGARCAMHALIEGKRRGAKHVVVTMCIGGGMGAAGLLEVL; this is encoded by the coding sequence ATGCGTGACGCCGTCATCGTAGCCGCCGCTCGCACGCCGATCGGCCGCGCCTACAAGGGGGCGTTCAACGCCACTGCCGCGCCGACGCTCGGCGCGCTGTCGATCATGGCAGCCGTCGAGCGCGCCGGGATCGACGGCGGTGAGATCGAGGACGTCGTCTGGGGCTCGGCGCTGCAGCAGGGCGGACAGGCGCTCAACATCGGCCGGCTGGCGGCGCTGCGCGCCGGCCTGCCGGTGACCGTCGCCGGCATGAGCCTGGATCGGCAATGCGGCTCGGGTCTGATCGCGCTGGCGACGGCGTCGAAGCAGGTGGTGATGGACCGTATGGACGTCGTCGTCGCCGGCGGCCAGGATTCGATCAGTACGGTCCAGACCAAGGACTTCCGCGTCGAGTTCGACCGTGACCTGATCCGTATGCGCGAAGCGGCCTATATGCCGATGCTCCAGACCGCGGAAGTCGTCGCCCAGCGCTACAACATTAGCCGCGAGGCGATGGACGAGTACGCGCTGCAATCGCAGCAGCGCACCGCGGCGGCGCAGGCGGCCGGTCGTTTCGATGCCGAGATCGTGCCGGCGACCGCGACGATGAGCGTCACCGACAAGGCCACGGGCGAGACCAGCAAGAAAGAGGTCACGCTGACGAAGGACGAAGGCAACCGTCCCGAGACGACGCTGGCAACGCTCGCCGGCCTGCCGACCGTGATTCCCGGCGGCACTGTCACCGCGGGCAATGCCAGCCAGCTTTCGGACGGCTCGGCCGCGCTGGTCGTGATGGAAGGCGCGCTCGCGGCAAAGAAGGGCCTAGCCCCGCTCGGCCGCTTCGTGGGCCTGGCCGTGGCCGGCACCGAGCCTGACGAGATGGGCGTCGGTCCGGTCTATGCCGTCCCCAAGCTGCTGAGCCGGTTCGGCGTGAACATGCAGGACATCGGCCTGTGGGAGCTGAACGAGGCTTTCGCCGACCAGGTCGTCTATTGCCGCGACAAGCTGGGCATCCCCAACGACCTGCTCAACGTCGACGGCGGCTCGATCGCGATCGGCCATCCCTATGGCATGACCGGCGCGCGCTGCGCGATGCACGCGCTGATCGAAGGCAAGCGCCGCGGCGCGAAGCATGTCGTGGTGACGATGTGCATCGGCGGCGGCATGGGCGCGGCCGGGCTGCTCGAAGTGCTCTAG
- a CDS encoding MaoC family dehydratase, giving the protein MKLEDMAAKVGEVIGTSDWYLIDQARIDKFADTTEDHQFIHVDPEAAKATPFGQTIAHGFLTASMLAPMMSGLDKPEVQMSVNYGFNKVRFLSPVKSGKRIRGHFKLLELVEKRPGQWQQTVEASIEIEGEDKPALLAEWIFMHFV; this is encoded by the coding sequence ATGAAGCTGGAGGATATGGCGGCCAAGGTCGGTGAAGTCATCGGCACTTCGGACTGGTACTTGATCGACCAGGCGCGGATCGACAAGTTCGCCGACACCACCGAGGATCACCAGTTCATCCATGTCGATCCCGAAGCGGCCAAGGCGACTCCGTTCGGCCAGACGATCGCCCACGGCTTCCTCACCGCTTCGATGCTCGCGCCGATGATGTCCGGGCTCGACAAGCCTGAGGTTCAGATGTCGGTCAACTACGGCTTCAACAAGGTGCGGTTCCTGTCGCCGGTGAAGTCGGGCAAGCGCATCCGTGGCCATTTCAAGCTGCTCGAACTCGTCGAAAAGCGTCCGGGCCAGTGGCAGCAGACCGTCGAGGCGTCGATCGAGATCGAGGGCGAGGACAAGCCGGCGCTGCTCGCCGAATGGATCTTCATGCACTTCGTATAA
- a CDS encoding acyltransferase: MQPADRTAPAHLDALTGIRGVAAWLVVLYHIRDALTGILPAAVIAVLAKGYLAVDLFFILSGFVLWYNYAPRLREGGVAAAGQFLWRRIARIWPLHLFILGLFVVFAPSFVAVGRDASFYPLAELPLHVLLIQNWGFTPGLTWNDPAWSISTEMAAYLVFPLVIAAAKWERLPTAALLALGLALLSAIALYFWADDDTILGADISRLGLVRCLLEFSLGNVLCLVWLRWRGAAHGAKIAFAVCLGALGMGLHLGLPETMFVPTCFAAGLLALALGRGAIIGALGGRALRYLGEVSYSTYLAHTFLFLAFKLVVSHAAPQIGWSGLAGFLVLVLASSIALYHGVEKPAQRWMNRHTPRWPWRESAIPAE; this comes from the coding sequence ATGCAGCCAGCTGATCGGACCGCCCCCGCGCACCTCGACGCGCTGACCGGCATCCGTGGGGTCGCGGCCTGGCTGGTCGTACTCTATCATATCCGCGATGCTCTCACCGGCATCCTGCCCGCCGCGGTGATTGCGGTGCTGGCAAAGGGCTATCTCGCGGTCGACCTGTTCTTCATCCTCTCGGGCTTCGTGCTCTGGTACAACTACGCGCCGCGGCTGCGTGAAGGCGGGGTGGCGGCGGCCGGCCAGTTTCTCTGGCGCCGGATCGCGCGGATCTGGCCGCTGCACCTGTTCATTCTCGGCCTGTTCGTGGTCTTCGCGCCCTCGTTCGTCGCCGTCGGGCGCGATGCCTCGTTCTACCCGCTCGCCGAACTGCCGCTGCATGTGCTGCTGATCCAGAACTGGGGCTTCACCCCAGGGCTGACCTGGAACGACCCGGCCTGGTCGATCAGCACCGAGATGGCCGCCTATCTCGTCTTTCCGCTCGTGATCGCGGCGGCCAAATGGGAACGCCTGCCGACCGCGGCGCTGCTCGCGCTGGGTCTCGCGCTGCTGAGCGCGATCGCGCTCTACTTCTGGGCCGACGACGATACCATCCTCGGGGCTGACATCTCGCGGCTGGGCCTTGTCCGCTGCCTGCTGGAATTCTCGCTCGGCAACGTCCTGTGCCTGGTCTGGCTGCGCTGGCGCGGCGCGGCGCACGGCGCGAAGATCGCCTTTGCCGTCTGCCTCGGCGCGCTCGGGATGGGGCTTCACCTGGGTCTCCCCGAGACGATGTTCGTCCCGACCTGCTTCGCCGCGGGCCTGCTCGCGCTTGCGCTAGGCCGGGGCGCCATCATCGGCGCGCTAGGCGGCCGGGCGCTGCGCTATCTGGGTGAGGTCAGCTATTCGACCTATCTTGCGCACACGTTCCTGTTCCTGGCCTTCAAGCTGGTCGTCAGCCACGCCGCGCCGCAGATCGGCTGGAGCGGGCTCGCCGGTTTCCTCGTGCTGGTGCTCGCCTCGTCGATTGCCCTCTACCACGGCGTCGAGAAGCCGGCGCAGCGCTGGATGAACCGTCACACGCCGCGCTGGCCCTGGCGGGAAAGCGCCATACCTGCCGAGTAG
- a CDS encoding putative O-glycosylation ligase, exosortase A system-associated, producing MTDYGLFVFAMGLLALGFKRPFLWVLAYLYIDIVAPQKISWHLLAQIPISLMVFVAAFGGWLALDDKTDSRFNYRQAILALLLVYCGYTTLVADFPVEAAAKWDWVWKALLFAIFLPLTLRTRLRIEAVALVMVLSIAAIIIDGGMKTALGGGGYGSLKLFVDNNTGLYEGSILAMAAISILPLILWLVRHGTIFPKNWMVVVFGLALAFACLLIPIGTQARTGLLCLGAMAVLSLRTAKRRFLYGSLGAIAVLVAIPFLPKSYTDRMNTIENHEADESASTRVAVWGWTLNYVQDHPMGGGFNAYMGNKIRYQKKTVEGSGDTAEVGSTYITDAGRAYHSGYFEMLGEQGYPGLILWLWLQLSGIWQMERIRWKWSRRTGPDEQWQAPLANALQLSHVAYMVGALFIGVAYQPFILMLIGLQCGLWTYLKRIDEPARRRIGEAAKPKLAPAVAPDGTLGV from the coding sequence GTGACAGACTACGGCCTTTTCGTCTTTGCCATGGGCTTGCTGGCGCTCGGCTTCAAACGGCCGTTCCTCTGGGTGCTCGCCTACCTCTATATCGACATCGTCGCGCCGCAGAAGATCTCGTGGCACCTGCTCGCGCAGATCCCGATCTCGCTGATGGTCTTCGTCGCGGCCTTCGGCGGCTGGCTGGCGCTCGACGACAAGACGGATTCGCGATTCAACTACCGGCAGGCGATCCTCGCGCTGCTGCTGGTCTATTGCGGCTACACCACGCTGGTCGCCGATTTCCCGGTCGAGGCTGCGGCCAAGTGGGACTGGGTGTGGAAGGCGCTGCTCTTCGCGATCTTCCTGCCGCTGACCCTGCGCACGCGCCTGCGGATCGAGGCGGTGGCTTTGGTCATGGTCCTTTCGATCGCGGCCATCATCATCGACGGCGGCATGAAGACCGCGCTCGGCGGCGGCGGTTACGGTTCGCTCAAGCTGTTCGTCGATAATAACACCGGCCTTTACGAAGGCTCGATCCTGGCCATGGCGGCGATCTCGATCCTGCCGCTGATCCTCTGGCTGGTGCGTCACGGGACGATCTTTCCGAAGAACTGGATGGTCGTGGTTTTCGGGCTGGCGCTGGCTTTCGCCTGCCTGCTCATCCCGATCGGCACCCAGGCCCGCACGGGGCTGTTGTGTTTGGGTGCGATGGCCGTGCTGAGCCTGCGCACCGCCAAGCGGCGCTTCCTCTATGGCTCTCTCGGCGCCATTGCGGTGCTGGTGGCAATCCCCTTCCTGCCCAAGAGCTACACCGATCGCATGAACACGATCGAGAACCACGAGGCAGACGAATCGGCCTCCACGCGCGTCGCCGTCTGGGGCTGGACGCTGAACTACGTGCAGGATCACCCGATGGGCGGCGGGTTCAACGCCTATATGGGCAACAAGATCCGCTATCAGAAGAAGACGGTCGAGGGCAGCGGCGACACGGCCGAAGTCGGCTCCACCTACATCACGGATGCCGGCCGCGCCTATCACTCGGGCTATTTCGAGATGCTCGGCGAGCAGGGCTATCCGGGGCTCATCCTCTGGCTCTGGCTGCAGCTCTCGGGCATCTGGCAGATGGAGCGTATCCGCTGGAAGTGGAGCCGGCGGACCGGACCCGACGAGCAGTGGCAGGCGCCGCTGGCCAATGCCCTGCAACTCTCCCACGTCGCCTATATGGTCGGGGCGCTGTTCATCGGCGTCGCCTACCAGCCGTTCATCCTCATGCTGATTGGCCTGCAGTGCGGGCTCTGGACCTATCTCAAGCGCATCGACGAGCCCGCGCGGCGGCGGATTGGTGAGGCGGCAAAGCCGAAACTCGCGCCTGCGGTGGCCCCCGATGGAACGTTGGGCGTTTGA
- a CDS encoding TIGR04063 family PEP-CTERM/XrtA system glycosyltransferase, whose translation MLKVLHVLDHSLPLHSGYTFRTRAILKAQQAMGIELRAITGLRHSAEGPDVEEIDGITFHRTPGEAGGPPGLREWREIGQLATAIDKLCREWRPDVLHAHSPALCGEGALRAAKRLGIPVVYEIRAFWEDAAVGNGTSREGSAKYHLTRQLENHVVGSVGAVVTICEGLRGDLIERGFNAERISIMPNGVDLAMFGTPVPRDAALAAELGLGDGPVIGFIGSFYDYEGIDDLIAAMPALVARQPDARLLLVGGGPREAALKEQAQASPAAAAIRFVGRVPHHEVERYYALTDIMAYPRKKSRLTDLVTPLKPLEAMAQDKLVAASDVGGHRELITDGVTGRLFAPDDPAACAEALALLLEERGAWDAYRKAGHVHVETRHDWARNVERYQVVYQTLLGIAPLSAHAA comes from the coding sequence ATGCTCAAGGTGCTGCACGTCCTCGACCATTCGCTGCCGCTGCACAGCGGCTACACCTTCCGCACGCGCGCCATCCTGAAGGCGCAGCAGGCGATGGGGATCGAACTACGCGCGATCACCGGCCTGCGCCATTCGGCAGAAGGCCCGGACGTCGAGGAAATTGACGGGATAACCTTCCACCGCACGCCCGGAGAAGCCGGCGGCCCGCCGGGCCTGCGCGAATGGCGCGAGATCGGGCAACTGGCGACGGCGATCGACAAGCTTTGCCGCGAATGGCGCCCCGACGTGCTGCACGCCCACTCGCCCGCGCTCTGCGGCGAAGGCGCGCTGCGCGCCGCTAAGCGGCTCGGCATTCCGGTGGTCTACGAGATCCGCGCCTTCTGGGAGGATGCCGCGGTCGGCAACGGCACCAGCCGCGAGGGCTCGGCCAAGTACCACCTGACGCGCCAGCTCGAGAACCACGTCGTCGGCAGCGTCGGCGCGGTGGTGACGATCTGCGAGGGGCTGCGCGGCGACCTGATCGAACGCGGCTTCAACGCCGAGCGCATCTCGATTATGCCCAACGGGGTCGACCTCGCGATGTTCGGCACACCCGTCCCGCGCGACGCTGCGCTGGCGGCCGAACTCGGGCTCGGAGACGGTCCGGTGATAGGCTTCATCGGCAGCTTCTACGACTACGAGGGCATCGACGACCTGATCGCGGCGATGCCCGCGCTCGTCGCGCGCCAGCCCGATGCCCGCTTGCTGCTCGTCGGCGGGGGGCCCCGCGAGGCTGCGCTGAAAGAGCAGGCGCAGGCCTCGCCCGCGGCAGCGGCGATCCGCTTCGTCGGCCGCGTGCCGCACCACGAGGTCGAGCGCTATTACGCGCTGACCGACATCATGGCCTATCCGCGCAAGAAGAGCCGGCTGACCGATCTTGTCACGCCGCTCAAGCCGCTCGAAGCCATGGCGCAGGACAAACTCGTAGCCGCCTCGGACGTCGGCGGGCACCGCGAGCTGATCACCGACGGCGTCACCGGACGGCTGTTCGCGCCCGACGATCCCGCCGCCTGCGCGGAAGCTCTGGCGCTCCTGCTCGAGGAACGCGGCGCCTGGGACGCCTACCGGAAGGCCGGCCATGTCCACGTCGAAACCCGCCATGACTGGGCGCGCAACGTCGAACGTTATCAAGTCGTTTACCAAACATTGCTAGGAATCGCGCCACTATCCGCGCACGCCGCCTGA